A window of the Scleropages formosus chromosome 21, fSclFor1.1, whole genome shotgun sequence genome harbors these coding sequences:
- the plekha5 gene encoding pleckstrin homology domain-containing family A member 5 isoform X8 has protein sequence MLNRPVQKVPAHERKERPLSTMSEVSNYTGGSDHTTHTSSPAGRPSRSSKKVHNFGKRSNSIKRNPNAPVVKSGWLYKQDSTGMKLWKKRWFVLCDMCLFYYRDEKEEGILGSILLPSFHISMLSVEDHINRKYAFKATHPNMRTYYFCTDTPKEMESWMKVMTDAALVHSEPVKRLEKVRLEQQSTQEPNNMLNHRVLTLPELQNNERNREASHQKELRLKDSEQYGFPKDGVERSLTKVNSIKLQPAQSAVIQEAVAISQTADSSVAVATPTDVPSAPPPTSQYKAPPPQVNGSGERTVEHDLGETSDAVLQGNSGNAAPPALEAERTLKRTNSMQQLEHWMRTQRGRSQEDDSRSILSYQTLPRNMPSHRAQVVPQYPEGYRTLPRNSMARPDSICSVSPSLYEHALEPPTADKRRSMRDDTMWQLYEWQQRQTYGRQGAHPTGPYGTLPSPRTMVNLSEHVAHSIPPSPSHGSLALYQSYSPLRSYNAGSRSEVSSPVFRGDVTVERRRRPHPSKYAYPPDRRSMPAGIPMQTVTPQSLQGKTPEELTLLLIKLRRQQAELNSLREHTVAQLMQLGLDAANPKTEILSHHLQRNLAYLDSQMSPEDYRENSYTYRTEDFDIDAKLSRLCEQDKVVQAQDEKLQQLHREKHTLETALLSASQEIELSADNPAAVRGVVQQRDVLQSGLLSTCRELTRVTAELERSWRTYDKLESEVALAKQNLLEQLEALGSPKTEPPTQKHVQIQKELWRIQDVTEALSKNKPQRSTESTGFLNSRPISNIYKSEEEDLVPPRPPLPQSYSISERAPPLPPLPSSGVQLHTTRQPLHRLEERKASQRNGTHSGPDYRLYKSEPELTTVAEVDENNGEDRSEQTAEKDPSIKGMSYPVGIVPPRTKSPMPESSTIASYVTLRKSKKPDTKTDRPRSAVEQLCVPDSARPRMSLEEQLERIKRHQNASLKDKRKSLNILSQENSPSRNSSFSKENTFRSLQQSRKREETVSGDIQMLEASLREQELLKEQETPAEEIARLKEAVQMKHLDMDQELAKPTKVHIPERYVEAEPEEVLSPEEEADKQKKVNRIKTLIAKNSVQNMVSTVSLKTEHGADEEAVAQEKIINISYELAAEASRRSKLVAVKSLSSPPQSPTSSCPEPHPQLADGSHFITGSDLG, from the exons GATAGCACGGGGATGAAGCTGTGGAAGAAGAGATGGTTTGTGCTCTGCGACATGTGCCTGTTCTATTACCGAG ATGAAAAGGAAGAAGGAATTCTGGGAAGTATCCTCTTGCCAAGCTTTCATATATCAATGCTGTCTGTGGAGGACCACATAAACAGGAAGTATGCCTTCAAG GCCACGCACCCAAATATGCGGACATACTACTTCTGCACAGACACGCCCAAAGAAATGGAGTCCTGGATGAAGGTGATGACTGACGCAGCTCTGGTGCACTCGGAGCCTGTAAAGAG GCTGGAGAAGGTGAGGTTGGAGCAGCAGAGTACACAGGAGCCAAACAACATGCTGAACCACCGGGTTCTGACTCTTCCAGAGCTCCAGAACAATGAGCGGAATCGTGAGGCCAGCCACCAGAAGGAGCTTAGACTAAAGGACAGCGAGCAGTACGGCTTCCCCAAAGACGGGGTTGAGCGGTCACTCACCAAAGTCAACAGCATCAAGCTGCAGCCTGCTCAGTCAGCTGTCATCCAGGAGGCTGTGGCAATCTCACAGACGGCAGACAGTTCTGTCGCCGTCGCCACCCCTACAGATGTCCCCAGTGCCCCTCCACCAACCTCTCAGTACAAGGCCCCACCACCCCAGGTGAATGGATCAGGGGAGCGCACTGTGGAGCACGACCTGGGGGAGACGTCTGATGCTGTGCTCCAGGGGAACTCTGGAAATGCCGCACCCCCTGCTCTTGAGGCTGAGCGCACTCTGAAAAGGACCAACTCCATGCAACAGCTAGAGCACTGGATGAGGACCCAGCGAGGACGGAGCCAGGAGGACGATTCCCGGAG CATCCTGTCCTACCAGACACTGCCCAGGAACATGCCCAGTCACCGAGCACAAGTGGTGCCCCAGTACCCAGAGGGTTATCGCACGCTGCCCCGCAACAGCATGGCACGGCCCGACAGCATCTGCAGCGTGTCGCCGTCGTTGTATGAGCATGCACTGGAGCCCCCTACAGCAGACAAACGGCGCTCCATGCGCGATGACACCATGTGGCAGCTGTATGAGTGGCAGCAGCGGCAGACTTACGGCCGGCAAGGAGCACACCCCACTGGACCCTACGGAACACTTCCAAGCCCCAGGACCATGGTGAACCTGTCGGAGCATGTAGCCCATTCCATCCCCCCTTCACCCTCCCATGGCTCCCTGGCGCTTTATCAAAGCTACTCGCCGCTGCGATCCTATAATGCAGGCTCCCGCTCAGAGGTGTCCTCGCCAGTCTTCCGGGGGGACGTGACTGTTGAGCGGCGCCGCAGACCACACCCCAGCAAG TATGCCTACCCACCTGATCGCAGGTCCATGCCAGCTGGGATCCCCATGCAGACAGTTACCCCGCAGTCCCTGCAAGGCAAGACA CCAGAGGAGCTTACGTTGCTTTTAATCAAGCTGCGGCGGCAGCAGGCGGAGCTCAACAGCCTGCGGGAGCACACTGTGGCACAGCTCATGCAGCTGGGCCTTGATGCCGCCAACCCGAAG ACTGAGATTCTTTCCCATCATCTCCAGAGGAACCTTGCCTACTTGGACAGCCAG ATGTCACCTGAGGACTACAGAGAGAACTCCTACACCTACAGGACTGAGGATTTTGACATCGAT GCCAAGCTGAGCCGGCTGTGTGAGCAAGACAAGGTGGTGCAAGCACAAgatgagaagctgcagcagctccatcGGGAGAAG CACACCCTCGAGACAGCCTTGCTGTCTGCCAGCCAGGAGATCGAGTTAAGCGCAGACAATCCGGCAGCCGTGCGGGGCGTGGTGCAGCAGAGGGATGTGCTTCAGAGTGGCCTGCTCAGCACCTGCCGGGAGCTGACCCGTGTCACTGCT GAACTGGAACGGTCCTGGAGAACCTACGATAAACTGGAGTCTGAAGTTGCACTGGCCAAACAGAACCTTCTGGAGCAGTTGGAGGCTCTGGGGAGCCCAAAG ACGGAGCCCCCCACCCAGAAGCACGTGCAGATACAGAAAGAGCTGTGGAGGATTCAGGACGTCACAGAGGCTCTGAGCAAGAACAAGCCCCAGAGAAGCACTGAGAGCACAG gttTCTTGAACTCCAGACCAATTTCAAATATATACAAGAGTGAG GAAGAGGACCTGGTGCCCCCGCGGCCCCCTCTCCCGCAGTCGTACAGCATCAGCGAGCGGGCCCCTCCACTACCCCCATTGCCCTCCTCTGGCGTCCAACTGCACACGACTCGCCAGCCGCTACATCGGCTGGAAGAGCGCAAGGCCAGCCAGAGGAACGGCACGCACAGC GGGCCAGACTACCGTCTTTACAAGAGCGAACCTGAGCTGACAACAGTTGCCGAGGTTGACGAGAACAATGGAGAAGACCGGTCCGAACAGACCGCGGAGAAAGACCCGTCCATTAAAG GAATGTCCTACCCTGTCGGGATTGTGCCCCCAAGAACAAAGTCCCCTATGCCAGAATCTTCTACCATTGCATCTTATGTCACCCTAAGGAAAAGCAAGAAGCCTGACACTAAAACT GACCGTCCCCGAAGCGCAGTGGAGCAGCTCTGTGTGCCAGACTCGGCCCGCCCGCGAATGAgcctggaggagcagctggagcgGATCAAGAGACACCAGAATGCTTCTCTGAAGGACAAAAGGAAAAGCCTGaacatcctgagccaggagaaTTCACCTTCCCGCAACTCCTCCTTCTCCAAGGAGAACACCTTCCGCTCCTTGCAG CAGAGCCGCAAGAGAGAGGAAACAGTTTCTGGAGATATCCAGATGCTGGAGGCCTCTCTGCGGGAGCAGGAGCTGCTAAAGGAGCAGGAGACGCCGGCCGAGGAGATCGCCCGCCTCAAGGAGGCCGTGCAGATGAAGCATTTAGACATGGACCAAGAG CTAGCAAAACCGACCAAGGTGCACATACCGGAGCGCTACGTGGAGGCAGAGCCAGAAGAGGTCCTTAGCCCGGAGGAGGAGGCTGACAAGCAGAAGAAGGTGAATCGCATTAAAACCCTCATTGCCAAAAACAG CGTACAAAACATGGTGTCAACAGTGTCCTTGAAGACAGAGCATGGAGCCGACGAGGAAGCCGTGGCACAGGAAAAAATCATCAACATCTCCTACGAGCTGGCAGCTGAGGCATCTCGGCGAAGCAAACTGGTGGCAG TGAAAAGCCTGTCTTCACCACCCCAGTCCCCAACCTCCTCATGCCCAGAGCCTCACCCCCAGCTCGCTGATGGATCCCACTTCAT CACAGGCAGTGACCTCGGTTAA
- the plekha5 gene encoding pleckstrin homology domain-containing family A member 5 isoform X10, with protein sequence MRTYYFCTDTPKEMESWMKVMTDAALVHSEPVKRLEKVRLEQQSTQEPNNMLNHRVLTLPELQNNERNREASHQKELRLKDSEQYGFPKDGVERSLTKVNSIKLQPAQSAVIQEAVAISQTADSSVAVATPTDVPSAPPPTSQYKAPPPQVNGSGERTVEHDLGETSDAVLQGNSGNAAPPALEAERTLKRTNSMQQLEHWMRTQRGRSQEDDSRSILSYQTLPRNMPSHRAQVVPQYPEGYRTLPRNSMARPDSICSVSPSLYEHALEPPTADKRRSMRDDTMWQLYEWQQRQTYGRQGAHPTGPYGTLPSPRTMVNLSEHVAHSIPPSPSHGSLALYQSYSPLRSYNAGSRSEVSSPVFRGDVTVERRRRPHPSKYAYPPDRRSMPAGIPMQTVTPQSLQGKTPEELTLLLIKLRRQQAELNSLREHTVAQLMQLGLDAANPKTEILSHHLQRNLAYLDSQMSPEDYRENSYTYRTEDFDIDAKLSRLCEQDKVVQAQDEKLQQLHREKHTLETALLSASQEIELSADNPAAVRGVVQQRDVLQSGLLSTCRELTRVTAELERSWRTYDKLESEVALAKQNLLEQLEALGSPKTEPPTQKHVQIQKELWRIQDVTEALSKNKPQRSTESTGFLNSRPISNIYKSEEEDLVPPRPPLPQSYSISERAPPLPPLPSSGVQLHTTRQPLHRLEERKASQRNGTHSGPDYRLYKSEPELTTVAEVDENNGEDRSEQTAEKDPSIKGMSYPVGIVPPRTKSPMPESSTIASYVTLRKSKKPDTKTDRPRSAVEQLCVPDSARPRMSLEEQLERIKRHQNASLKDKRKSLNILSQENSPSRNSSFSKENTFRSLQQSRKREETVSGDIQMLEASLREQELLKEQETPAEEIARLKEAVQMKHLDMDQELAKPTKVHIPERYVEAEPEEVLSPEEEADKQKKVNRIKTLIAKNSVQNMVSTVSLKTEHGADEEAVAQEKIINISYELAAEASRRSKLVAVKSLSSPPQSPTSSCPEPHPQLADGSHFITGSDLG encoded by the exons ATGCGGACATACTACTTCTGCACAGACACGCCCAAAGAAATGGAGTCCTGGATGAAGGTGATGACTGACGCAGCTCTGGTGCACTCGGAGCCTGTAAAGAG GCTGGAGAAGGTGAGGTTGGAGCAGCAGAGTACACAGGAGCCAAACAACATGCTGAACCACCGGGTTCTGACTCTTCCAGAGCTCCAGAACAATGAGCGGAATCGTGAGGCCAGCCACCAGAAGGAGCTTAGACTAAAGGACAGCGAGCAGTACGGCTTCCCCAAAGACGGGGTTGAGCGGTCACTCACCAAAGTCAACAGCATCAAGCTGCAGCCTGCTCAGTCAGCTGTCATCCAGGAGGCTGTGGCAATCTCACAGACGGCAGACAGTTCTGTCGCCGTCGCCACCCCTACAGATGTCCCCAGTGCCCCTCCACCAACCTCTCAGTACAAGGCCCCACCACCCCAGGTGAATGGATCAGGGGAGCGCACTGTGGAGCACGACCTGGGGGAGACGTCTGATGCTGTGCTCCAGGGGAACTCTGGAAATGCCGCACCCCCTGCTCTTGAGGCTGAGCGCACTCTGAAAAGGACCAACTCCATGCAACAGCTAGAGCACTGGATGAGGACCCAGCGAGGACGGAGCCAGGAGGACGATTCCCGGAG CATCCTGTCCTACCAGACACTGCCCAGGAACATGCCCAGTCACCGAGCACAAGTGGTGCCCCAGTACCCAGAGGGTTATCGCACGCTGCCCCGCAACAGCATGGCACGGCCCGACAGCATCTGCAGCGTGTCGCCGTCGTTGTATGAGCATGCACTGGAGCCCCCTACAGCAGACAAACGGCGCTCCATGCGCGATGACACCATGTGGCAGCTGTATGAGTGGCAGCAGCGGCAGACTTACGGCCGGCAAGGAGCACACCCCACTGGACCCTACGGAACACTTCCAAGCCCCAGGACCATGGTGAACCTGTCGGAGCATGTAGCCCATTCCATCCCCCCTTCACCCTCCCATGGCTCCCTGGCGCTTTATCAAAGCTACTCGCCGCTGCGATCCTATAATGCAGGCTCCCGCTCAGAGGTGTCCTCGCCAGTCTTCCGGGGGGACGTGACTGTTGAGCGGCGCCGCAGACCACACCCCAGCAAG TATGCCTACCCACCTGATCGCAGGTCCATGCCAGCTGGGATCCCCATGCAGACAGTTACCCCGCAGTCCCTGCAAGGCAAGACA CCAGAGGAGCTTACGTTGCTTTTAATCAAGCTGCGGCGGCAGCAGGCGGAGCTCAACAGCCTGCGGGAGCACACTGTGGCACAGCTCATGCAGCTGGGCCTTGATGCCGCCAACCCGAAG ACTGAGATTCTTTCCCATCATCTCCAGAGGAACCTTGCCTACTTGGACAGCCAG ATGTCACCTGAGGACTACAGAGAGAACTCCTACACCTACAGGACTGAGGATTTTGACATCGAT GCCAAGCTGAGCCGGCTGTGTGAGCAAGACAAGGTGGTGCAAGCACAAgatgagaagctgcagcagctccatcGGGAGAAG CACACCCTCGAGACAGCCTTGCTGTCTGCCAGCCAGGAGATCGAGTTAAGCGCAGACAATCCGGCAGCCGTGCGGGGCGTGGTGCAGCAGAGGGATGTGCTTCAGAGTGGCCTGCTCAGCACCTGCCGGGAGCTGACCCGTGTCACTGCT GAACTGGAACGGTCCTGGAGAACCTACGATAAACTGGAGTCTGAAGTTGCACTGGCCAAACAGAACCTTCTGGAGCAGTTGGAGGCTCTGGGGAGCCCAAAG ACGGAGCCCCCCACCCAGAAGCACGTGCAGATACAGAAAGAGCTGTGGAGGATTCAGGACGTCACAGAGGCTCTGAGCAAGAACAAGCCCCAGAGAAGCACTGAGAGCACAG gttTCTTGAACTCCAGACCAATTTCAAATATATACAAGAGTGAG GAAGAGGACCTGGTGCCCCCGCGGCCCCCTCTCCCGCAGTCGTACAGCATCAGCGAGCGGGCCCCTCCACTACCCCCATTGCCCTCCTCTGGCGTCCAACTGCACACGACTCGCCAGCCGCTACATCGGCTGGAAGAGCGCAAGGCCAGCCAGAGGAACGGCACGCACAGC GGGCCAGACTACCGTCTTTACAAGAGCGAACCTGAGCTGACAACAGTTGCCGAGGTTGACGAGAACAATGGAGAAGACCGGTCCGAACAGACCGCGGAGAAAGACCCGTCCATTAAAG GAATGTCCTACCCTGTCGGGATTGTGCCCCCAAGAACAAAGTCCCCTATGCCAGAATCTTCTACCATTGCATCTTATGTCACCCTAAGGAAAAGCAAGAAGCCTGACACTAAAACT GACCGTCCCCGAAGCGCAGTGGAGCAGCTCTGTGTGCCAGACTCGGCCCGCCCGCGAATGAgcctggaggagcagctggagcgGATCAAGAGACACCAGAATGCTTCTCTGAAGGACAAAAGGAAAAGCCTGaacatcctgagccaggagaaTTCACCTTCCCGCAACTCCTCCTTCTCCAAGGAGAACACCTTCCGCTCCTTGCAG CAGAGCCGCAAGAGAGAGGAAACAGTTTCTGGAGATATCCAGATGCTGGAGGCCTCTCTGCGGGAGCAGGAGCTGCTAAAGGAGCAGGAGACGCCGGCCGAGGAGATCGCCCGCCTCAAGGAGGCCGTGCAGATGAAGCATTTAGACATGGACCAAGAG CTAGCAAAACCGACCAAGGTGCACATACCGGAGCGCTACGTGGAGGCAGAGCCAGAAGAGGTCCTTAGCCCGGAGGAGGAGGCTGACAAGCAGAAGAAGGTGAATCGCATTAAAACCCTCATTGCCAAAAACAG CGTACAAAACATGGTGTCAACAGTGTCCTTGAAGACAGAGCATGGAGCCGACGAGGAAGCCGTGGCACAGGAAAAAATCATCAACATCTCCTACGAGCTGGCAGCTGAGGCATCTCGGCGAAGCAAACTGGTGGCAG TGAAAAGCCTGTCTTCACCACCCCAGTCCCCAACCTCCTCATGCCCAGAGCCTCACCCCCAGCTCGCTGATGGATCCCACTTCAT CACAGGCAGTGACCTCGGTTAA